The Pedobacter mucosus genome window below encodes:
- a CDS encoding phosphoheptose isomerase, with protein sequence MENDKVEIFDSVAQRLKIEGFNVISRDETRPWGGFFVIDEEQAQQFADTYFDGLDVNSLKIGGKLSPKILVVAPNTRLSWQYHHRRAEIWQVVTGTVGIKTSATDEEGEVKSYAPKDQIKLQQGERHRLIGLTDWGVVAEIWQHTDASNPSDESDIVRVQDDFGR encoded by the coding sequence ATGGAAAATGATAAAGTAGAAATATTCGATAGCGTTGCACAACGTTTAAAAATTGAAGGTTTTAATGTAATTAGTCGTGATGAAACCCGTCCATGGGGTGGTTTTTTTGTAATTGATGAAGAACAAGCACAGCAATTTGCTGATACTTATTTTGATGGTTTAGATGTAAATAGCTTAAAAATTGGAGGAAAATTAAGTCCGAAAATTTTAGTTGTTGCACCAAATACTCGCCTATCTTGGCAATATCATCACCGCAGAGCTGAAATTTGGCAAGTGGTAACCGGTACAGTTGGTATTAAAACCAGTGCAACTGATGAAGAAGGCGAAGTGAAAAGTTACGCACCAAAAGATCAAATTAAATTGCAACAAGGCGAACGTCATCGTTTAATTGGTTTAACAGATTGGGGTGTTGTGGCAGAAATTTGGCAACATACCGACGCTTCAAATCCATCAGATGAGAGCGATATTGTTAGGGTTCAGGACGATTTCGGGAGATAG
- a CDS encoding outer membrane beta-barrel family protein encodes MKTIFTLTIILSIFFNAHAQFPVGGFGGAAKKSTVTGRITAVILDSVTKKPIDYATVSLVSIKDNKSISGGVTDEKGRLSLQNISPDAYKLMIGFMGYKTKSVLVTTTPSKPDVSLGNVLISSTANTLADVQVQGTKAIIENKIDRMVYNAEADGTNAGGDATDVMRKVPMLSVDVDGNIQLRGGAVRVLINGKPSGTMASSVSDALKMIPAEQIKSVEVITSPSAKYDAEGSGGIINIITKKSNAQGVSGSVNASAGTRQNNGAFNLTAKTGRLSVNTSLGSNLAYAQDSRVMFENNTRTDSLGRITNNTLLQDGVSKWSRNGYNGSFGADYDFNAYNNLSTTVKYNNFSNGGPGTADYIRNGVPFKNISSMDMGFNNLDWNVDYKHTTKKEGEEFSISGQLSSGRNTTEFANDIIGSPFPAVNNNNTGKNKEYTAQTDYTYPFSKATILEVGAKGIFRNINSEFSNDAAQDFEYNQNVASAYGVISFKLTKKYNFKGGLRSEYTSIDFNTLKEGIQKNNYFNLFPSAIISRTLKGNASIKLSYNRRVQRPSLAYLNPFRNESDQFNIRQGEPTLRPELSDNFELGYSTFIKGSVINASVFYRRTGGVIESSLKPLTENGIDKTLTSYINVGTAQTYGANIFASYNPKPKWTLMSNIGVNTYEVSNAETNISTGTFLNYNIFGRSAYGFGKGYNFELFGVLNSPRRTYQGKTDAMVFYGASFKKDILNKKGSIGINTLNPFNRDLHIKTVNNSITTVGNKISTLYQSTNVFYPLRSFGINFSYSFGKLKFTEKNKIKNDDIKQDQQQQQGGGMGGGVQN; translated from the coding sequence ATGAAAACAATATTTACTTTAACTATAATTCTCAGTATATTTTTTAATGCTCATGCGCAATTTCCCGTTGGTGGTTTTGGTGGAGCAGCAAAAAAGTCTACAGTAACAGGTCGGATAACAGCTGTTATATTAGATTCAGTTACCAAAAAACCTATTGATTATGCTACGGTATCTTTAGTTAGCATTAAAGATAACAAATCTATAAGTGGTGGCGTTACTGACGAAAAAGGTAGGTTATCATTGCAAAATATATCTCCAGATGCTTATAAACTGATGATTGGTTTTATGGGCTACAAAACAAAATCTGTGTTGGTAACCACAACTCCATCAAAACCTGATGTAAGTTTGGGTAACGTTTTAATTTCTTCAACGGCTAATACTTTGGCTGATGTACAAGTTCAGGGTACTAAAGCAATCATCGAAAATAAAATTGATCGGATGGTTTATAACGCTGAAGCAGATGGAACAAATGCCGGGGGCGATGCAACTGATGTAATGCGTAAAGTGCCTATGTTATCGGTTGATGTGGATGGAAATATTCAATTACGTGGTGGTGCAGTTCGGGTTTTAATAAATGGAAAGCCTTCAGGTACAATGGCAAGCAGCGTTTCTGATGCATTAAAAATGATACCAGCAGAGCAAATAAAAAGTGTTGAAGTTATTACAAGTCCATCAGCTAAATATGATGCAGAAGGTTCGGGTGGTATCATAAATATCATCACTAAAAAATCAAATGCCCAAGGCGTTTCAGGTAGTGTAAACGCTTCAGCTGGAACTCGACAAAATAATGGTGCCTTTAATTTAACTGCAAAAACTGGGCGTTTAAGTGTAAATACGAGCTTAGGGAGCAACCTTGCTTATGCTCAGGATTCGAGAGTAATGTTTGAAAATAATACGAGAACTGATTCTTTGGGTAGAATAACTAACAATACTCTCTTGCAAGATGGGGTTTCTAAATGGAGTCGTAACGGCTACAATGGTAGTTTTGGAGCAGATTATGACTTTAACGCTTATAATAATTTAAGCACAACCGTTAAGTACAATAATTTTTCTAACGGTGGGCCAGGCACTGCAGATTATATAAGAAACGGTGTGCCTTTCAAAAATATAAGCAGTATGGATATGGGTTTTAATAATTTAGATTGGAATGTAGATTATAAACACACCACGAAAAAAGAGGGTGAAGAATTTTCTATATCTGGCCAATTATCATCTGGAAGAAATACAACCGAATTCGCTAATGATATAATTGGAAGCCCCTTTCCAGCGGTTAATAATAACAATACTGGAAAAAATAAAGAATATACAGCACAAACAGATTACACTTATCCATTTAGTAAAGCAACAATTTTAGAGGTTGGCGCTAAAGGAATCTTCAGAAATATTAATAGTGAATTTTCTAATGATGCTGCGCAAGATTTTGAATACAATCAAAATGTAGCATCAGCCTATGGTGTTATTAGTTTTAAATTAACAAAAAAGTATAATTTTAAAGGTGGTTTGCGATCGGAATATACCAGCATCGATTTCAATACGCTTAAAGAAGGAATACAGAAGAACAATTATTTCAACTTATTTCCAAGTGCCATCATTTCAAGAACTTTAAAAGGAAACGCATCTATAAAATTAAGCTATAACCGCAGAGTGCAAAGACCAAGTTTAGCTTATTTAAATCCTTTTAGGAACGAAAGCGATCAGTTTAACATCCGGCAGGGAGAGCCAACATTGAGGCCAGAATTAAGTGATAATTTTGAACTTGGTTACTCTACTTTTATTAAAGGTTCGGTCATTAATGCATCTGTATTTTATCGTCGCACTGGTGGAGTTATAGAAAGTTCGCTTAAACCACTTACAGAAAACGGAATAGATAAAACGTTGACATCATATATTAATGTAGGTACTGCTCAAACTTATGGTGCAAATATTTTTGCTTCATATAATCCAAAGCCAAAATGGACTTTAATGTCCAATATTGGTGTAAATACTTACGAAGTAAGTAATGCTGAAACAAATATTAGTACGGGTACATTCTTAAATTATAACATCTTTGGTCGTTCTGCTTATGGTTTCGGTAAAGGTTATAATTTTGAGTTATTTGGTGTGTTAAATTCGCCTAGAAGAACCTATCAAGGTAAAACTGATGCTATGGTTTTTTACGGTGCATCATTTAAGAAGGATATTCTCAACAAAAAAGGCTCAATTGGTATTAATACCTTAAACCCATTTAATAGAGACTTACATATCAAAACAGTTAATAATTCAATTACAACCGTGGGTAATAAAATTAGCACACTTTATCAAAGCACAAACGTATTTTATCCACTACGCTCATTCGGTATTAATTTTAGCTATAGTTTCGGAAAATTAAAATTCACTGAAAAAAACAAAATTAAAAACGACGATATTAAACAAGATCAGCAGCAACAGCAAGGCGGGGGAATGGGCGGCGGCGTTCAAAATTAA
- a CDS encoding acyl-CoA desaturase produces the protein MIIFIFFLCHWFLSLFSQTFFLHRYSSHKMFKMEPFWEKFFYLVLLISQGSSFLNPRAYAILHRMHHAYSDTAKDPHSPHFFKDVFGMMIATKNMYMDYLQFKIQPEPAFQGNYPEWPLVDKIGNSWIWRIGCGLFYIGFYVMFANHWWLFILLPIHFLMGPLHGAIVNWCGHKYGYSNHDNDDHSKNSLPWDFLLMGELFQNNHHKKPNSPNFASKWWEFDPTYPMMKVMHWLRIIKIRKV, from the coding sequence ATGATTATTTTCATTTTCTTTCTTTGCCATTGGTTTCTCTCCTTATTTAGCCAAACATTTTTTCTCCACCGATACTCTTCTCATAAAATGTTTAAAATGGAGCCGTTTTGGGAAAAATTCTTTTACTTGGTTTTGCTAATTTCTCAAGGTTCATCTTTTTTAAATCCTCGTGCTTACGCCATTTTGCACCGTATGCATCATGCTTATAGCGATACCGCGAAAGATCCACATTCTCCACATTTTTTTAAGGATGTTTTTGGGATGATGATTGCAACAAAGAATATGTATATGGATTATTTACAGTTCAAAATTCAGCCTGAACCTGCTTTTCAAGGTAATTATCCTGAATGGCCTTTAGTTGATAAGATTGGAAATTCATGGATTTGGAGAATTGGATGTGGCTTATTTTACATAGGTTTTTATGTAATGTTTGCCAATCATTGGTGGTTGTTTATTCTTTTACCAATCCACTTTTTAATGGGTCCATTGCATGGTGCAATTGTAAATTGGTGCGGCCATAAATATGGTTATTCTAATCATGACAATGATGACCATAGCAAAAACTCGCTACCTTGGGATTTCTTGTTAATGGGGGAATTGTTCCAAAATAATCATCATAAAAAACCAAATAGTCCAAATTTCGCGAGTAAATGGTGGGAATTTGATCCTACTTATCCAATGATGAAAGTGATGCATTGGCTGCGTATTATTAAAATCAGAAAAGTTTAA